The Myxococcales bacterium region CCGTTGCTCGACCGCTATCCGCACGAATTGTCCGGGGGCGAACGCCAGCGGGTGGCGCTGGGCCGGGCGCTGATCCGGCGGCCCAACCTGCTGCTCTTGGACGAGCCGCTTTCCAGCCTCGACCCGCTGCTGCGCGAAAAGCTGCGCGGCCTGATCCGCGACCTGGTGGACGAGACCGGCGTCGCGACGGTTTTCGTCACCCACGACCAGGCCGAGGCCATGGCGATGGGCGATCGGCTCGCGGTGATGCGCGACGGCCGGGTGATTCAGTCGGGCACTCCGCGGGAAATCTACGAGCGGCCGACCCACGAATTCGTCGCCCGTTTCTTCGGCGCGCCCGCGATGAACCTGCTGGCCGGCGAATTGCGGCAGGGCGTCGTCCGCGGCCCGTGGGGGGAAGTTCCCTGCGATCACCCGCTCGACCGGCCGCGCGTGTTGTGCGGTTTCCGTCCCGAGGCGGTCGTGCCGGTCGAGGGCGAATCGCGCCTGTGCGGCACCCTGGCGCGGGTCGAATACCAGGGACCGGTGAAAATCGCGACGGTCCGCCTGCCGGAGGCGGAAATCCGCCTGCGGTTGCACCGCGACAAAGACCTGCCGGCGGCCGGTGAGCCGGTCCGCCTGGGTCTGGCGTCGGCGGAAGTGCACCTGTTCGACGCCGTCACCGGAGAACGGCTGGCATGAGCGAGCGCCGCGCGCCGATCGTCCTTCGCTACCTGGGGCCGCCGATCGGGCTGGCCCTGATCGTCTGGGCGGCGCCGCTGGCTTACGCCCTGGCGTTGTCGTTTACCGACGCCGGACCGGGCGGCGCGGGCCAACTGATCGGCCCGTCCAATTACCTCCGCCTGCTCGGCGATCCGCTGTTCGGCCGGGCGATCCTGGCCAGCCTGTTGTTCGCCTGCGGCGCGGTCGTGCTGCAGGTCGGCCTCGGATTCGGCCTGGCGCTGACGGCGCTCGAATCGCCCCGACGAAAGCTGCTGGTGACCTTGCTGCTCCTGATGCCGTGGACCTTGTCGGACATCGCGGTGGCGCTGGTCTGGCACGAGTTTCTCGGCGAGGAGGGCGGCCTGTTGAACTGGCTGCTAGCCCAACTGTCGCTCGGGCCGTTGCCGTGGAAAACGCACGCCGGCTTCGCGTTCGGCGCCTTGTGGATCGCCACGCTCTGGCACGGGCTGGCGCTGTCGGCCCTGTTGCAACTGGCCGGTCTGGCCTCGCTGCCGAACCACCTGCTCGCGGCGGCGCGGCTGGACGGCGCCTCGCGCCTGATGATGCTGCGCCACATCCTGTTGCCGCATCAGCGGCGGATGCTGGGCGCCAACGCGCTGCTGGTCTGGATGGGCGCGATGGTTTCCTTCACCCTGCCGTTCGCCTTGACCGGCGGCGGGCCGTTGCGCGCCACGGAACTGGTGGCGTTGTTCACCTATCGCACGGCCTTCGGCGGCCGGATGGAACTGGGCTACGCTTCGGCGCTGGGAATGGTCATTCTGGCGCTGTACGCGGTGTTCGCGGCGATGTACCTGCGCCTGCGGAGGCCGGCATGAAGCCGCATCGCCGGTGGCTGATCCTGCCGCTCCTCCTGCTCGCCGGTTATGCCCTGCTGCCGCTGTTCTGGCTGGTGCGCCTGTCGCTGACGCCGGAAATCGAAATGCATCGCTGGCCGCCGACGTTCTGGCCCGTCCAAACCACTTTCGCCTATTACGCCGAAATCCTCGGCGGCGCCATTTTCTGGCGACAACTCGGCAATTCGCTCGCGGTCTGCCTGCCGGCGACGGCGGTCGCGCTGGCCCTCGGGGCGCTGGGGGCCTACGGCCTGGCGCGGCATCGTTTCCGCTATCGCGACGCGGTGCTGCTGGGCTGCCTGGCGCTGCACCTGGCGCCGGGCGCGGCCAACATGACCGCCATCTATCGCCTGGCCGAAAACCTGAACGCGTTCGACAGCCTGCCGTTCGTCGCGCTGCTCAAATCGGGCG contains the following coding sequences:
- a CDS encoding ABC transporter ATP-binding protein, producing MAELLNLQDITKCYGRASALSGLTFTLRLGELLALVGPSGCGKTTALHIIAGLLDPDGGQIAFAGRDWRSESPAARNVALVFQDGALYPHLTVAKNLGFPLRARRQATTEAVARIARRLEIEPLLDRYPHELSGGERQRVALGRALIRRPNLLLLDEPLSSLDPLLREKLRGLIRDLVDETGVATVFVTHDQAEAMAMGDRLAVMRDGRVIQSGTPREIYERPTHEFVARFFGAPAMNLLAGELRQGVVRGPWGEVPCDHPLDRPRVLCGFRPEAVVPVEGESRLCGTLARVEYQGPVKIATVRLPEAEIRLRLHRDKDLPAAGEPVRLGLASAEVHLFDAVTGERLA
- a CDS encoding sugar ABC transporter permease; translated protein: MSERRAPIVLRYLGPPIGLALIVWAAPLAYALALSFTDAGPGGAGQLIGPSNYLRLLGDPLFGRAILASLLFACGAVVLQVGLGFGLALTALESPRRKLLVTLLLLMPWTLSDIAVALVWHEFLGEEGGLLNWLLAQLSLGPLPWKTHAGFAFGALWIATLWHGLALSALLQLAGLASLPNHLLAAARLDGASRLMMLRHILLPHQRRMLGANALLVWMGAMVSFTLPFALTGGGPLRATELVALFTYRTAFGGRMELGYASALGMVILALYAVFAAMYLRLRRPA
- a CDS encoding carbohydrate ABC transporter permease; translation: MKPHRRWLILPLLLLAGYALLPLFWLVRLSLTPEIEMHRWPPTFWPVQTTFAYYAEILGGAIFWRQLGNSLAVCLPATAVALALGALGAYGLARHRFRYRDAVLLGCLALHLAPGAANMTAIYRLAENLNAFDSLPFVALLKSGGVVLAMWTLTATFQNVPVRLEQAARLDGLSAPSVFWRVTLPLAWPGLFATGLLLFISSWNTFFLPFLLLEDPQKMTLTVGLYRYFSEHGFEQGHVAAYLLLSILPVLALFALFRRRLWSHLAN